In Nilaparvata lugens isolate BPH chromosome 5, ASM1435652v1, whole genome shotgun sequence, the following proteins share a genomic window:
- the LOC120351355 gene encoding uncharacterized protein LOC120351355, which translates to MSTPIGKLLNLQSSHVLEFEEQGNEEDKNEIMEPTNTTEIQCSPDRYTKSNKLQSAAEGALFIDWKESNEKRNQLEKSNEELLRKIENLELRFRKIEENIDMQQSSSPVRPAQATTEAVENYSTNEEELLKETEWIRVRNKRVTKKRKLNNTLSPEPKEEPARSFRQESGK; encoded by the exons atgtcaacaccaattgGAAAATTGTTGAATCTTCAAAGTTCTCATGTGCTCGAGTTTGAAGAGCAGGGAAACGAGGAAGATAAAAACGAGATCATGGAACCCACCAACACAACAGAGATCCAGTGTTCCCCGGATCGCTACACAAAATCGAATAAGCTTCAATCTGCAGCCGAGGGGGCGCTCTTCATCGACTGGAAGGAGTCGAATGAGAAGAGGAATCAATTAGAGAAAAGTAACGAAGAACTACTgcgaaaaattgaaaacttggaaTTACGATTTCGGAAAATTGAAGAGAACATCGATATGCAACAGTCAAGCAGTCCAGTTCGTCCAGCTCAAGCAACAACTGAAGCAGTCGAGAACTACTCAACAAACGAAGAGGAATTGTTAAAAGAGACAGAGTGGATCAGGGTTCGCAACAAACGTGTTACGAAGAAGAGGAAGCTAAACAACACATTGTCTCCTGAACCAAAAGAAGAGCCTGCTCGTAGTTTTCGTCAG GAATCTGGAAAGTAG